A genomic window from Winogradskyella sp. J14-2 includes:
- the trxA gene encoding thioredoxin, with protein sequence MALEITDATFEETVLKSDKPVMVDFWAAWCGPCRMVGPIIDEISTEYEGKAVVGKVDVDANQEFAAKYGVRNIPTVLVFQNGEVVGRQVGVAPKNAYAEAIDALL encoded by the coding sequence ATGGCATTAGAAATAACAGATGCAACGTTTGAAGAAACAGTATTAAAAAGTGATAAACCAGTAATGGTAGATTTTTGGGCAGCTTGGTGTGGGCCATGTCGTATGGTAGGACCAATCATTGACGAAATCTCTACAGAATACGAAGGTAAAGCTGTTGTAGGTAAAGTAGATGTAGATGCTAACCAAGAGTTTGCAGCTAAGTATGGCGTAAGAAATATCCCTACGGTTTTAGTATTTCAAAATGGAGAAGTTGTAGGTCGCCAAGTAGGTGTAGCACCAAAAAATGCTTACGCTGAAGCAATCGATGCGCTTTTGTAA